Below is a genomic region from Trichoderma asperellum chromosome 2, complete sequence.
TCACTTGGAAATAAACAATTAGTTCAGGCTAGAAACAAAAGCCATTGGCTAGAAGAACAGGGAAAAATCTCGGAAAGATCAGGGAGCTTACTTCGAGCAACCAGCGTTGACATCGTAGGACGTGTTATCAGCATAGGCTCCGGCCGCTACCAAGGCGGTCAAAGCAAAAAGCGTCTTTCTTGCCATAATGGATgcaaaaaatagctatatgaTATAACTAGATCAAACGATAAATCTGAAAAACTGCCTCCCACATTAGAGGATGCGGGTGCTGCAACATCTAAATTTATGGCCACCtacatctttctttttagaTCCATGGGCCGACCCGGTCAGTAAGTGATACTTTTCCTTGAATTGGACCCGGAAGATTCCATACTTCAAGGCAATTCATGCATGTGAGAGTGAATTTGTAAAGAAGCCTCCTATACCGACATACCGTAGTCACGAGGAACACTAATCGTACTAGGCAGCAAACTTCTTCACGTTAATAGCTCCATGTAGACTATACACGGCACGAGACAAGGGAGTCGGTACGTCAACAAAGCAAGCAGCATGTATCTCATTCCTTTGCAATCCTCTTATGGCTGGCACTAGTATTGATTCAGCCTGTTTGTGAAGGCCCGATGTTGGTGCCATGGCCTTGAGTCGTCAGCCCACTCTTAGACGCTTATAGTAAGGCAGCTAGCAGGGAAACGATCCAACTAAGAATTGATCGTCAGGACCGAAAATTATATACACTTTATTTCCGGGGGTTCCATTTGACTTATAAGACCTTGCAGTGACTCCGATTGATACTCATTTTCTGCCTCGAACGTTATTCTGCCGTTATACAAATAGTTACTACTACTCATACACgaagcttaattatattgATATGTAGTGGCCACAGACTGAATGGAAAGTGACAATATATCCTGATAGCGTGTGGAAAGGAGAACTGTAGCAAAGAGTACGCACTAAGACAGCGAATAACGTTGATGTATCACTTACGGTAGCGTTCGGCGCTAAAACCTCGTCTATTCACGCAAGATATGACCATATGGATTGTCCTTCCTAGTGTGGACAAGTAGCATTGATGCATCTGGTTCTGAACATGCGTCTGCTATGGCTATGGGATAGCCATTGCAACGTTTGCGTATTCTAATTGGCGCGGGAGTTTTTCTCATGTTCCATGTCAAGTTGCGGGGGAGACCCAGCAACTAGGCTGTTTTGCAGACTATAGTACACTTCACAGAGATGTGGTCTCGGAGAATAGTGACAGTATAGATCTAAGCTCTTTTTGCAGCTACTCTTGATGTCATACGTATATATCATCTACATGCCGTAATGAGTGTTTTCAAAACGTTTAATAGAAATAGCAAACCAAAATGCAGCTCCCAATATCATTACATCTACACCATCAGAATTAAAAAGCGGTATTTCACTTGCTTACGAGGGATAAGTGACTAAATAAACATTAGCAATTAATATCAGCATTAAAAAGACACAAGCAGCTCCTTTTTTGGGCCAGCTCAAGGTGGAAGGTGTTGACGAGTAGTTGCTTGTCTAAACTCCTTCGTCCCACATAATCGCCAGAGGCTAGACTAAACACTGCAATTCTGAATCCTTCTAGTCTCCAAAATTGCTCTTTAGAACACTTTGCAGGGTTATGATGGGTGCCTAATGCTACTGAAATTTGTGGTTTCGATACACATCCAGGCACCCGAAAGTCATGGTTTTTGTAGACAATTCACCATGCCCCGTTCCTATCTTTGGGGAGGAACAGACCTGAAAAAAATTACAGATATTCAATTGGTCACGGCATTTATTCCCTATGTCTCTTTAGATactgagaagaagggaaatcAAATAAACACAATCCCTGTTGCTTAAGCCTCCAAGCTGAAAAGGCTAGTATAGCAATAGCGCACGAGTTCTCGCGAAGCGCGAAGTGTGCTGGCTTCCTGATTTGTCCAAATGTTTAGTATATTAAGGAAAAAGCTATCCCCACGACCTCTGACATTTCTTCGCATGTTGGAGCTGTGAAACACTATCCATAGTCACACACCATGCAGACAAAGAATTTCGCTGCATTAGCCCTTGTCGCCTTGGCCCAGTTCTCGGTAGGCGTATTCGCTAACTCGGGCTACGCAGCAAGTTGCAAAAATATACAAATATATCCTCCTGACGGCAATACCAACTACTGGAAGATTGCTGCGGATTGCACAAACAATGCACAGCAGACTAATCTGAATACCAAAATCAACATCGACTCATGTTTTAGCAACTCAAATGGATCCCTTGTTGCTCAGCTGAAGTAAGCACTACTTTTCATAGTCGATCTCTTATTATACTCGCTCACTTATATATGTATAGTGGCTCATTTGGGTCGTCCTGCACGAATGTGATACTCACGGGCACAGTTCTCAGTGCTAGCTGTCGCAATACAGCGGGCGCCAGTATCAATACATCGATAGATACAAGTAGGTTAAATTATATCATAACTTGTCagtgtttttattaatattactataaagataATGTTATTGGGAATGCGAATGGCGCCCTATACTGTTTCAACCAAGGAGCACTATAGGTGGTAGAAGAGTAAGAGTTGGTATTGCAGCAGCCCGGGGCTATATGCTTGGATAATATGTTTTTCGATACagaatataaaactatttaaaatgcCATAGGAAACTCTGTCCCTCTTACTAAAAGCGGGAGCGGGGAAAATTTTGCTGGTTTAGTACATGTAAGAAGTATTCGTAAGACATTACAGGGTCTGTTGGCATATGGCAGCCACTGCATAGCAAGCTACCTAACCAAAACCTTATTTTAACCGTATCATAGGTATGTTACTGATATATGAACCAAGATTTTGTTAAGAATATAGAGACAATATGATGATTACAGCTGTTGTTAAACGCCAGCCATTCCTAGCTACAGAAACGAAAACGAACTGCAGTCGTACGTTAACATGACCGAGATATATGATGCATAGTTATGGtcatagtaaaataaatctcCCTATAACGTCtcatataacttatatacaCCTACATGATCCATTCCACTGCACTTAGAGCGATACCTAGCGGGAAATGCTACGCGCGAGCAGTGGGACTCTCGATTTTGGTCCTCGTCCGAGCGTCGTTATGAAGCATCTGTCCTCCACCAATGTCACTGTAGATACCGTTTGCCACACGAGATATACATTAATGCTAAAGAAACAAATCCTGCCCGCTCGACCGAAACTCTTGTCGCTAGCCAGGACcctttaataatacctaaGTTCTCATTTCCAATTTGccattttttgttttattttgcttttacCTTTCTCCCTCCTAGCATCGTCGTATGAGCTCAAAATTGTTAATAAAAACAGTCCTCTCTTCATATTCTTCTAGTTTCAATGTTGTCATGCTCTATCGTTATCAGTAATATTCTCAGGATATAATAgacagtacatgtacttaccCCTCTTTCCGTCATAAGTGAGTTGGTAGTCCACCTAATAAATACTACAAGCCAGATACCTGAAAATTATATGTAGGTacagtacctaggtaggcacGTGTGTCCAATAAATGTCACATAATAATGTATAAGTGTATAAGGGTATAAGGTATAGTTATTACGACAGATGCATGCAACAACGCCGATTTCGATACCACTGTGCTGGATTTTGCTCATGATAAGTTCGTGTCGTATTGATGAGTTTTACCAATCTCAACATTCAGAGAAGTGGGAAATAACATGGCTCCTGATAATAGAGGCAGAAAAAGAGACTCACTGCTAAACCCCTTGAATTGGGTGAAACGATCTAggtcgtcatcttcagccGCACGAGAAGGTCCCTCTACGACCTCACAAACAGACGATACTTCGCGCTTCAAGGTATTTTTGAGGCCTTCTACAAGCCGTCGACCATCTATATCTCCGTCCTTATTGCCCTCTCAATCGTCAGATCTCTGGAGCCAAGCCTTTCGTAAGGCAAATGATACAACTCAAAAATGGCTCAAAGAACAAGGACTAGATCTCCATTCTTTAGACGGAAAACAAGTCCAAACTCAAGTCAAAGAGATTATTAGCCTCATGAAAAGTAAAGACTTGTCAGAAGATACTAGCGAACCGCTTAAAATCGAGATCGCGAATCGCAAAATCATCGTTCGCGAGTATCTCGCAGACGCTATTGCTTTTGTTACTATGGTTGGCGACGCAGCTATTGTTTTCGCACCACCTCAAGCTAGTGCGCCGTGGGCTGTTGCAAAGGCCATCATGAAAGtatgtcattttttttctttccaaggATGTATGAGATTGGATGACGAGCTTGGCCAGATTCGTCGAGTCAGGCCATTATCGTCTATCTAAAATTAGctcatatacctatatatccAGTTCATTTGTCTATGTATGGGCCACTTATCTGGATCTGGGTCAATTACTTAGACTCAGATCATCACCCAGATATgagatttataaattatcTAAAAAGCTCTAGAAATTAGCTTTTGGAAACGACTTTCGCTTTGGAGGTATCTAACTAATTAGCGCTAGATCCCAGTTAAAAATATTGAGCAAAAAGCTGCTCTTTTTGGCACAATCGAGTGGTTTATACGCATTACTCGCAGAGGGCAAATTTACGAATCTCTGTACACCACGGAAACAACAGACGAGGGCGCTGTATCGAATTTACATAATGCTCTTCTTGAGCTATATACAGCTGCTATTGAGTTAGTAGCGAGGTTTGATGTCATGGCGAAAAAGGGAGCTTTTAAAGAAATCTTATCAGTTGTCCTAAGCCCCAATTACGCTGCAGATCTTGTCTCAAATTTACGTAAAAAAGAGGAAGGCGTTGACAGCGAAATCAGATGTTGCAACGCATCTCGCTCTGCTGTATCATCTGAGAAAATGAAGTTCCAGTTAGATGATTTGAGAAAACAATTGGTTCAGTTATCTTCGCCACTACCTCGGATCGATGACAGCGTATCCAGCCTCTTAGAAAAAGTCAACAAGAGAGAGCTAGAGGAGTTGATGATTTTTATCAGCTCGGAAATGTTTGGGAAAAGCCACGCTGCTGTTACAGATACAAGAATAGAAAACACTGGAAATTGGCTATTGGCCAACCGAGATTTTCGTGCATGGCAAGATATaccctcctcttcagctgtTTTTTTACTCAAGGGGGCCGGTACGTCGATCTTAGCGTGGCGAATGATACTTGGCTAACGTTATCAGGCGGTACTGGCAAAACATATCTCACTTCTAGAGTGATTGATCATGTAAAAAGCAACTTGGAGAAATTCCCACACCATGAAGGGTTTGCGTATTTTTATTGCAATCGATCTGGATCCTCAATGCAGCAGCCACTCGTCGTCTTACGAAGCTTCATTCGTCAGCTATCTGGTAAGGCCTTTGATGATTCTGATGAAATACAAAGCAGTCTTCGACAAAAATGTTTAAAGGCGAAAAAGGAAATGAGAGAATTGAGCTATAAGGATTGCGAAGAGCTCATCTTAGAATCTTTAAATCTCTATTCAAAAACAACAATCGTTCTCGATGCATTGGATGAATCTGATGTTGCGACGTACAATCTAGCAAAATGTCTCATTCAAATGATGGAAAAGTCTGAAAGGCCTGTGAAGATCTTTATATCAAGCCGACCAGACCGGGAATACTTGGAAGAAGTATTCAAGGACAAGTTTCTAATCACTGTGGATGCCAGCAATCAACACGATGACATCCAAAAATATCTGGAAGATAAGCTCTATTCAACTGAGATATTTAAACGGCGAAAACCAGAGACACAAGATGAAATAAAGCGTATTTTCAATAGGAGGCAAAATCACCGAAGAGATGGCCCTCCGACAAAATAGTAGCGGCCAAAACTCACTTGCACTCGCGGCAGGGAGCAACTGCGACCTAATCTGCAGGCATCTGGCCGGCTTGATTGATGTTACGCATCCAGACGCAGAAAGACACGCCGGGGCGCTGGGAGCCGCGTTTGGAAGAGGCAACTACGATATCTTGAAATGGCTTGTAATGGAGGCGAATGCAGATGTTAATTTCCCTTGCCATCGCAGATATAAGACACTAACTACTGCACAACTCGCTGCCAGTCGTTCCCCCGATCTGCTGCAATGGATGGTGGATCATGGCGCCGTTGAtctagagagagagaatgacGTGAGTCCCTATTTTGGAAACGTTTTGATCGCAGCAATGGGGTACAGCGGCAGTGTGTGGTACAGCACTATGGGGTATGGCAATATCGAATCGGTTCGAACTCTGCTCAAGGCTGGAGCCAATGCTAATGCTGCCGTGAAAAATGGCATGTACGGCAGTCCTCTTGTCGCAGCAGTAGAGAAGGTGAGTATGGAAGATCATGTGGAAACTGTTAAGATGCTCCTCGACAGCGGCGCGGATCCAAATTTGCATCTGATAAGTGGCATGTATGGCAGTGCGCTTGAGGCGTTGGTGTCGAAAAGACTTAGGTCTAAAAATTCTGAAGAACATCTCAGAGAAATGCAGTACATGCTACTTGAAGCTGGTGCGGACCCAGCAGTCCTGTCTGACCGAGGTGGACATGGAAGCGcactggctgcagcagcgttcTATGGACGCAAGGATCTTCTCAAGGTCATGATTGACCGTGTCGGGACGGAGCGTGCTATCAATACACTTCGCCAGAGCAGGCATCCCGATAAACGAGAGTTTGATGAACGAAACTTTAATGGACGAGATAGGAAGCGCCAGAAGGGCACAGCCATATATCTTGCCAGGGAAGTGGGCGTAAATAAAGACATACTTGATACCATCGGCCTAGagtatgaagaagaaatggaaatttAGCTCGCTAAACAACGTCGAAAATTGAAGATTCTACTGAATTCAAGGGAGTCTCAATTACTTAATGCCGATGATAGGTATTACCCGTACTAAGAGAGTAAAGGAGACAAGTTGCACCTAGTTTATATTACATGCAATATATCTGGTTGGTATTTGTACACGTTATGCAACTTCTGCTGTCATTATTCCCTAGTAGTGCTCTACAGGTATTTTTATTCATTGTCTGTTCACTTGTGTAATCCTAGCTTGGCAGTTTACTTCCGTTGTAAACAAGCGTTTTAAAAACCAAGCTTCAGGCTGTAGTACGGAGACGAAACTTTGCATTCCACAGCCCTGATGAGTGTCGTGCATCCCCTATCTTGTCAAAATCACTAGCCATAGGAAGCTTTGGGTTCGCATCGGGTCGGACAAGATCCTTCGGAGCTCGGTACTCAATGCCACCATTTGCACACTCGGCATTGTTAAAGGCTGCgttggcagcagccttcCAGACCTCGGTGATATCCGTGATCATGGACGCTGTCCAATAGAGCCGGCAGTCGGCATGTTCGACGACAAACTGCGCCGGAAGGCCATCGTCCGTGTTTGTTCGGAGGATCTGGTCTCGCACATTCACCGACGCCGCCGTGCTCCGCGCAATCGGTAGGGTTGAAACGTTCTGCAGTGCCTCCGCATTCGCTGGACTCGAGCCAAGAAGTATCCCATGCTCAGCGAGCTGGAAAATATCGCCGAACTGGTAGACTTGCGAACCCTTCACTCCACCGACTCCCTGAATCGGGCCTTTCTTCGGCCGGCCACCGAAAGCAACGGACTTGACGCCTCCGTTGATTCTGAGGAATTCGGATGCTAAGGTGCAAGTCGAGCTGCAGGAGCCGTCATAAAGAAGGACAATGTTCTCCGGCAGAAACGGTTGAGTGAGATTTGCGCGGGATCCATACCCTGAAATCTCAGTGCCAAATCCGACTGTGAAGTTCGTCGAAATGAGAGGATCGCTCCAGTTCCACCGCATGAGAGCCGTGTATTTTATATCCTTGAAGACCCTTGGCCCAATCTTGTCCACAAAGCTGGTAAACCCCCGCTCCTACAAGTCCAGGTCGAAGCGCCAATTCTCCGGCGACAGATACGCTTCAACCTTTTCAATATCGGCCTCAGTGAAGGGATCCACGCCCCGAGAAATGTTACTGTAGACATGGGCGAGGGTCTCGAACTCCGGGCTGAGCTTCCATCGCGAGAACCCATCTGCTCGGACTTGCGGAAAGAGTTGACCGTAGAAGTCGTAGCCCAGCGGTATGAAACCTCCGGGGTTGCCCTGGAAATCCACCACGAGCTTCGATTTCCCGGCGGTCACCGCTTCCGCAAAGAAGTTCTGGACAACGGCCTGGAATTGGGGTGGGGAGCTGGGATCAAAGGTGAGGATCGAGATGACCGCGACATCATCGAAACCGTCACCGTTGAGAAAGTAGCCAGACGCAATACCGTCGTCAGTTGCCAGGACTGGCTCGGGGTATCCGGGGTTCTGGCCCGGTTGAGCTCTCGCGGCGATGGTAGCAGGTACAACCCTGCGCAGACCATCGATACTCAGAACGCAAAGGGTATCAAAATAGGACTGGCCGTCCACGATGCCCGTCATATTCGCCTTGACCGACGCAGTGTTCTCAAAGGTTGCGTTGGTTCCATTGTCAAAGGTAAATGTCGTCTCTGGGCCCTGATAAATGTATCGGGTGCGGCCGCCGCCTGTAAAGTATCCTTCAGTACCTGCAGTAGCCGCCGTGAACGCTTTCGAGTAAAACATGGAGTTGTAAGCGGCATCCCCATCCTGGTTGAAAGAGGCCGTTGTGATGGTGTCCAGGACGAATTTTGAGGCCTCAATCCCGTTGATCTTTGTTATTATGGGCGCTGTCTTTGGGTCCCTAACTACATCCTCTTTTTTACCGAATCAGCTATTGCCAACGAGGCTACATAGGCAAGTTCAAGAGACAACAACATGGGAGATTTAATTCATGGGACTCACCATAGAGCTTGATCACGGGCAAGTCATGTCCATTTTCGCTGATTGACACGATTGGCTTCGGACGTGTCCACTCAAACGCGATGGTCAACGCATCTGGATAAAAGACGAAGTGTCCATCGTGTGCTGGACCAAAGACTCGAGCATAAAGATCCGCTTGAAACTCGTATTCGTTAGTGTATTTGTCCGCCACGAGATCTTCCCTGACGCTAGCCAGTGCCTTGAAGATATCGTGGGGCGGGTAGAAGTAATCGGCAGGCGGATCTGCCTTGTAGGCCGCGTCCGACTGCCACTCCAGATACGGCTCCAAGGCGTCAATCAACTGGATACCCGCGTCCTTGTGGAGAGGGATCGTGTTCAGGCAAGCATGAGCAAGAGAGGCGGCCACAGTTGGTGTGGCTGGCAACCGTGCGGCGGTGTCATTAGAGCTTGATATCTTCATCTAGTGTGCTCGGAAGACTCACTGGTGCTTCCAATCTGAGCAGCCCATAAGCTGCTGACTTCGCCGCATGGTTCAATCTTCGAGACAGCTTCCGTAACCTGAGACGAGGCTATTAACACCACGATCACGCTGTTCCAAAGAGCTAATAATAGGCGCATTTTTGGATCTACCTATTCCAATCAAACCAAAACAGAAGCTCGAATCTACTCTCATACAGAATAGTCGAGCTCCTAGGCCACACGGTCCAAGTTTTATACAAGCTGGGAAGGGCAAGCCGCTGTTCACCCAGGTAAGTCATGATCACTAATATCTTGGGCAAGCTTGACGAGGCATTCCCAGGATAGAATAGTTCATGTATCAAAAGTAACACCAATGGTAGGCTAATTACATATGCACAGCTTGATGGGACGACTCCTAAATATCCGGGACCTGAGTTGTCATTATAGAGGCATTAGTCTCTTCTTTTGGACGACGAATATAGAAGGTGGTAGAAataaagagacaagagaggaaTATGTAGAGTTCCACTACAGGAATAGCGACCGGTCAAGAATCAGGCCGGCCGCCGTTTGTTGAACGTTCTGGATTAAGCATACAGTTAAGCACTCGCTATGTTCCACTATGCCCACCTTAATGTAAGGGTACGTAGGTATGCACGGCAGAGTTGCACAAGTGTATGATTAGTAAcgtattataaattaacccGCAAGGTTACATAGAAATAACCGTggaaataaatactatatatagcTGTGTTGATAGCCAGAGGCAATTAGAAAAGATTACTGAACGAGGGTTGCCatgagaagatgaaaagcgGACTAAACACATGATCCTTGGGCGCAGGTTTGTTCTCGAAAACAAAATCGCAGAAGTCGCAAAACTCATGCAATATCAAGGTTCTAGTCGATGAAGCGTAAGAGCCTTAAACCAACTACATGCAGGTGCATAATGCTACACAGCTTCCTCTCATTACGCTCTAGAAACTCGAATGGCAACGGTGTTACTGCTGTCACTTCGTATATGAAATCACAGTGAGGTAAGATAGGATATTGGTTTGTTGGATGTTGAATCGACATGAATTGTTGAGTGGGAATAGACGGAGTCATGATTTATATGCAAATAAACCGAGTCGTATTATCTCATGCATGTTTCTTTGAAGCATCAAAAACACAAGGGCACAGCCAACTGACCAGTATCATTATTATGAACATCTGCTAAGTTTGACATTGACTACTAGTACTTCTGCTCTGTAAATTCGATGACTGCAATCAGTTTTACGATTCACAACATTCATTCTTAATCAAGATATGTCTtccacaacagcaacaactcCACTTTGTAACACACGGAATAAAGTGGGTCCGGATCGCTCGTATAGCTCAGTTGGTTAGAGCTTCGTACTAATATTTCGGGTCCAATGGCTCCAATGTTGGTAATGCGGAGGTCGCAGGTTCAAGCCCTGCTATGAGcatttcatttttctttttgcctacTGGTC
It encodes:
- a CDS encoding uncharacterized protein (EggNog:ENOG41) gives rise to the protein MAPDNRGRKRDSLLNPLNWVKRSRSSSSAAREGPSTTSQTDDTSRFKVFLRPSTSRRPSISPSLLPSQSSDLWSQAFRKANDTTQKWLKEQGLDLHSLDGKQVQTQVKEIISLMKSKDLSEDTSEPLKIEIANRKIIVREYLADAIAFVTMVGDAAIVFAPPQASAPWAVAKAIMKIPVKNIEQKAALFGTIEWFIRITRRGQIYESLYTTETTDEGAVSNLHNALLELYTAAIDCFFTQGGRRYWQNISHF
- a CDS encoding uncharacterized protein (EggNog:ENOG41), producing the protein MALRQNSSGQNSLALAAGSNCDLICRHLAGLIDVTHPDAERHAGALGAAFGRGNYDILKWLVMEANADVNFPCHRRYKTLTTAQLAASRSPDLLQWMVDHGAVDLERENDVSPYFGNVLIAAMGYSGSVWYSTMGYGNIESVRTLLKAGANANAAVKNGMYGSPLVAAVEKVSMEDHVETVKMLLDSGADPNLHLISGMYGSALEALVSKRLRSKNSEEHLREMQYMLLEAGADPAVLSDRGGHGSALAAAAFYGRKDLLKVMIDRVGTERAINTLRQSRHPDKREFDERNFNGRDRKRQKGTAIYLAREVGVNKDILDTIGLEYEEEMEI
- a CDS encoding uncharacterized protein (EggNog:ENOG41) — its product is MRWNWSDPLISTNFTVGFGTEISGYGSRANLTQPFLPENIVLLYDGSCSSTCTLASEFLRINGGVKSVAFGGRPKKGPIQGVGGVKGSQVYQFGDIFQLAEHGILLGSSPANAEALQNVSTLPIARSTAASVNVRDQILRTNTDDGLPAQFVVEHADCRLYWTASMITDITEVWKAAANAAFNNAECANGGIEYRAPKDLVRPDANPKLPMASDFDKIGDARHSSGLWNAKFRLRTTA
- a CDS encoding uncharacterized protein (EggNog:ENOG41~SECRETED:SignalP(1-24)); translation: MRLLLALWNSVIVVLIASSQVTEAVSKIEPCGEVSSLWAAQIGSTTTPTVAASLAHACLNTIPLHKDAGIQLIDALEPYLEWQSDAAYKADPPADYFYPPHDIFKALASVREDLVADKYTNEYEFQADLYARVFGPAHDGHFVFYPDALTIAFEWTRPKPIVSISENGHDLPVIKLYEDVVRDPKTAPIITKINGIEASKFVLDTITTASFNQDGDAAYNSMFYSKAFTAATAGTEGYFTGGGRTRYIYQGPETTFTFDNGTNATFENTASVKANMTGIVDGQSYFDTLCVLSIDGLRRVVPATIAARAQPGQNPGYPEPVLATDDGIASGYFLNGDGFDDVAVISILTFDPSSPPQFQAVVQNFFAEAVTAGKSKLVVDFQGNPGGFIPLGYDFYGQLFPQVRADGFSRWKLSPEFETLAHVYSNISRGVDPFTEADIEKVEAYLSPENWRFDLDL